A single window of Paenibacillus sp. SYP-B4298 DNA harbors:
- a CDS encoding AAA family ATPase, protein MRDSGEARLAAAAALRAESLQGQEQREIEERYGSVQELREMERRQNSGRELPEEELQRRSGQELPEEGLQRRSGRELPEEELQERSGQELPEQELQELHEIEARQQLERLSGRLNEALLGKEEVVRLALAALLAGGHLLLEDVPGVGKTLLARAFAGAIGGTFGRIQFTPDLQPADITGGSIWDARQRDFVYRPGPLMNHVVLADELNRTMPRTQAALLEAMEERRMTIDGVTRELPEPFMLIATQNPLQDEGTFPLPGAQLDRFIMRLGIGYPSVADEVRMLEHSRPPARQSQGHTSVMPAGHWLELQRRAARVSVHRSLLGYAVQVVTATRQSAALALGASPRATRDWVRAAQGTAYLDGREYVVPDDLKATALPVLAHRLVPRDDYYVDGRAAEQALEKILRQCPLPGELDAGRRLS, encoded by the coding sequence TCGCAGCGGCTGCTGCGCTGCGAGCGGAATCGTTGCAAGGACAGGAGCAGCGCGAGATTGAGGAGCGGTATGGTTCTGTGCAGGAGTTGCGCGAGATGGAGAGGCGGCAGAATTCTGGGCGGGAGCTGCCCGAGGAGGAGTTGCAGCGGCGTTCTGGGCAGGAGCTGCCCGAGGAGGGGTTGCAGCGGCGTTCTGGGCGGGAGCTGCCCGAGGAGGAGTTGCAGGAGCGTTCTGGGCAGGAGCTGCCCGAGCAGGAGTTGCAGGAGCTGCACGAGATAGAGGCCCGGCAGCAGTTGGAGCGACTGAGCGGCCGACTGAATGAAGCGCTGCTGGGCAAGGAGGAGGTTGTCCGGCTGGCGCTGGCAGCGCTGCTGGCGGGCGGGCATCTGCTGCTGGAGGATGTGCCGGGAGTAGGCAAGACGCTGTTGGCGCGTGCATTTGCAGGTGCTATAGGGGGCACGTTCGGAAGAATTCAGTTTACGCCTGATCTGCAGCCTGCCGATATTACCGGCGGTTCGATCTGGGATGCCAGGCAGCGTGATTTCGTGTATCGGCCGGGGCCATTGATGAATCATGTGGTGCTGGCCGATGAGTTGAACCGGACGATGCCGCGCACCCAGGCGGCGCTCCTGGAGGCGATGGAGGAGCGCAGGATGACGATCGATGGCGTGACCCGCGAGCTGCCAGAGCCGTTCATGCTGATCGCCACGCAAAACCCTCTTCAGGATGAAGGCACCTTCCCATTGCCTGGGGCACAGCTCGATCGCTTCATCATGCGGCTGGGGATCGGTTATCCGTCTGTAGCGGATGAGGTTCGCATGCTGGAGCACAGCCGACCCCCGGCCAGGCAGTCGCAGGGGCATACATCTGTCATGCCTGCAGGACACTGGCTGGAGCTGCAGCGGCGGGCGGCTCGGGTGAGCGTGCATCGCTCGCTGCTTGGCTATGCGGTACAGGTCGTGACTGCGACCCGGCAGTCTGCCGCGCTGGCGCTCGGAGCCAGCCCGCGCGCTACCCGTGACTGGGTGAGGGCAGCGCAAGGGACCGCTTATCTGGACGGGCGGGAGTATGTTGTACCGGATGATCTGAAGGCGACAGCGCTGCCGGTGCTGGCACATCGGCTGGTGCCGCGCGACGATTACTATGTCGACGGACGCGCCGCGGAGCAGGCGCTGGAGAAGATTCTAAGACAGTGTCCGCTACCAGGCGAGTTGGATGCGGGCAGGAGGCTGTCATGA
- a CDS encoding DUF58 domain-containing protein, with protein MRGRPWISWPILLGVWGFLAAGIGKRGGYVEWFALAILTGIILLAGLSPWLAVRRLAAERRLSAELLQAGEELRVELQFQSAPIWPIVWIAIQDELSSMTDEQAQTVRYRRIVLPWFRTDFRLHYYISPVRRGEWAFNRLQVEAGDLLGLCSRRLKLRVSCDARVLVLPQPAAAGEKLKLWTGGGRLAGRAGQGLPGAAAAAGWRSHQAGPGEERRPYMPGDAYRYLDWRQAAKGRGLQVRKQGQEGAARCLIALDGSAAAHGQDMERFDACIAKALYAYGEAIRQGMQAQLLCNSAQPLRLRQGGGGGASQAGASAGALLLARVRADGQRSLATVLAADKLRLPQGGVLLCISSEAGGWEELLRLAAARRCRVELWLISRGAAPAHAMREQIRMFEQQGGAVKLWTMERSGLRQTAACGEEERHEDQGSGLVS; from the coding sequence ATGAGAGGGCGTCCGTGGATCAGTTGGCCGATCCTGCTCGGTGTCTGGGGCTTCCTTGCTGCAGGCATCGGGAAGCGTGGCGGCTATGTGGAGTGGTTCGCCCTAGCGATCTTGACCGGAATCATCCTGCTGGCTGGCTTGTCCCCATGGCTCGCTGTTCGCAGGCTTGCGGCCGAGCGACGGCTGTCGGCCGAGCTGCTGCAAGCCGGAGAGGAACTGCGGGTAGAGCTGCAATTTCAGTCGGCTCCTATATGGCCAATTGTATGGATTGCCATTCAGGACGAACTGTCCAGCATGACAGATGAACAGGCACAGACGGTGCGGTATCGCCGAATTGTGCTGCCTTGGTTCCGTACCGACTTTCGACTGCACTATTATATCTCTCCGGTACGGCGGGGCGAATGGGCGTTCAATCGCCTTCAGGTCGAGGCAGGCGATCTGCTAGGACTATGTAGCCGGAGACTGAAGCTGCGAGTATCTTGCGATGCTCGTGTGCTCGTGCTCCCGCAGCCTGCAGCGGCAGGAGAGAAGCTGAAGCTCTGGACTGGAGGAGGGAGGCTTGCGGGAAGAGCGGGGCAGGGACTGCCCGGAGCGGCAGCAGCGGCGGGCTGGCGGAGTCACCAGGCCGGACCTGGCGAGGAGCGGCGCCCTTACATGCCAGGGGATGCGTACCGCTATCTGGACTGGCGGCAGGCTGCCAAGGGGCGCGGGCTGCAGGTACGCAAGCAGGGGCAGGAGGGAGCTGCACGTTGCCTGATTGCCTTGGACGGTTCCGCAGCCGCGCATGGGCAAGATATGGAGCGATTCGATGCCTGTATCGCCAAGGCGTTGTATGCCTATGGGGAGGCTATCCGCCAAGGTATGCAGGCGCAACTGCTCTGCAACAGCGCACAGCCGCTGAGACTGCGCCAGGGCGGAGGGGGCGGAGCCTCACAAGCGGGGGCTTCCGCGGGAGCATTGTTGCTGGCGCGTGTGCGGGCGGATGGGCAGCGGAGCCTGGCGACGGTACTGGCTGCGGACAAGCTGCGGCTTCCGCAGGGCGGCGTGCTGCTCTGCATCAGCAGCGAGGCAGGCGGCTGGGAAGAGCTGCTGCGGCTTGCTGCCGCTCGGCGTTGCCGGGTGGAGCTATGGCTCATCAGTCGTGGTGCTGCGCCAGCCCATGCGATGCGCGAGCAGATCCGCATGTTCGAGCAGCAAGGCGGGGCGGTCAAGCTGTGGACGATGGAACGAAGCGGTCTGCGGCAGACCGCGGCATGTGGAGAGGAGGAGCGCCATGAGGATCAGGGGAGCGGACTCGTATCCTGA
- a CDS encoding transglutaminase domain-containing protein, translated as MRIRGADSYPDTAGTSRGGGKIDARGQASYRGRTSERGQASHRGHASHRGQTSHRGRTSHREQASHSGQASRGGQRADRESAQSEAAGASRQIAVPQRWPFLVRLVTTALLLTLLCQWLLPLEGMQAVTGLYHIGPLYPLMAIALASGVLLLPGYAALLLNGASCLYAVMALYYRHADPVQWPSRLGGALWSDLSRLLSGRMEVSGELRTLLLFIGAVLLAHTLQSLMWHRFWGPGLALGTGIYLLHLHWAGGIPVERELIVTAAAGMMLTACITYCRAICYDGSILLHRKPAVLRALKPSRWWLSATVCAAVLLAAGWGAASGKPRLDEPAGWVEGWSASRLWTQEHGGASRHQLEATLQSQGLADALGDRGRTGYGAYSGTLGQPLATDERVLFTGYSPRPLYWRGDVMDVYDGRGWKLSEQRLVRKMIGGDAEPSTSPSAVTPLTTQQQESRTVVNEPIERNGELQQGEWMGERERVSSNGMNREDEPLVSLSHKMSSDVIVQRIVLEQPSSDWPLFHGGQDGMVLKLEADGKQASDYAADADTGTLRPTGAGVRSYTIQAVLPADPPGWRMQTQGELAEPSTGAVAGESGGYGVQGMERYLQLPEGLPERIGKLGSHIMEGKGGFQEQARALEHYLRSSYLYTLEDTSVPKQGRDFVDHFLFEQQQGYCVHFSTAMVIMLRTQGIPARWVKGFVPGEPVTAGALQARQLGSSASVPMQQAEASSPLTAYTVRGSDAHAWVEAYIPGSGWVAFDPTPGYGAALGAGASPQPAASAWTPKLYEKLQALWQPQTALLLLCPALLLGGGSAALWLARRQLALKWALRRYRRAAPGSSTARRRFLTVSAAYWRLLYDRYGSKPAGMTGREYLARLALAQSAAKRLEQLVTWEEQQRYGGGGMVPPEYGQVMAVLIPLPSAGV; from the coding sequence ATGAGGATCAGGGGAGCGGACTCGTATCCTGATACGGCTGGTACAAGCCGAGGCGGCGGCAAAATTGATGCCAGAGGACAGGCTAGCTATAGAGGACGGACGAGCGAAAGAGGACAGGCAAGCCACAGAGGACATGCAAGCCACAGAGGACAGACAAGCCACAGAGGTCGGACAAGTCACAGAGAGCAGGCAAGCCACAGTGGACAGGCAAGTCGCGGTGGGCAACGAGCAGACAGAGAGAGCGCTCAGTCCGAGGCGGCTGGGGCAAGTCGCCAGATTGCTGTGCCGCAACGTTGGCCATTCCTGGTGCGTCTGGTGACGACCGCGCTGCTGCTGACACTCCTGTGTCAGTGGCTGCTTCCGCTTGAAGGGATGCAGGCGGTGACGGGATTGTATCATATTGGCCCGCTCTACCCTCTCATGGCGATCGCGCTTGCGAGCGGTGTGCTGCTGCTGCCAGGGTATGCGGCGCTGCTGCTCAATGGCGCAAGCTGCCTGTATGCAGTCATGGCGTTATATTACCGACATGCTGACCCCGTTCAATGGCCGTCCAGGCTAGGAGGGGCGCTATGGTCCGATCTGAGTCGTTTGCTGTCCGGTCGGATGGAGGTTTCCGGTGAGCTGCGGACGCTGCTGCTGTTCATCGGTGCAGTGCTGCTCGCCCATACATTGCAGAGCTTGATGTGGCATCGGTTCTGGGGGCCGGGTCTGGCTCTGGGCACAGGCATCTATCTGCTGCATCTTCATTGGGCAGGAGGCATTCCGGTAGAGCGGGAGCTTATAGTGACGGCTGCGGCCGGGATGATGCTGACAGCGTGCATCACATACTGCCGCGCGATCTGTTATGACGGAAGCATTCTATTACACAGGAAGCCTGCTGTGCTGCGCGCTCTCAAACCTTCCAGATGGTGGCTGTCCGCGACCGTATGCGCGGCTGTCTTGCTCGCTGCAGGGTGGGGGGCAGCGTCAGGCAAGCCGCGGCTGGACGAGCCAGCAGGCTGGGTAGAAGGATGGTCAGCCAGTCGACTGTGGACGCAGGAGCATGGGGGAGCCTCCAGACATCAGCTTGAGGCCACGCTCCAGTCACAGGGTCTGGCGGATGCACTCGGCGATCGGGGGCGGACTGGCTACGGCGCCTATAGCGGTACTCTCGGCCAGCCGCTCGCGACGGATGAGAGGGTGCTGTTCACGGGCTATTCCCCTCGTCCCCTCTATTGGCGTGGAGATGTGATGGATGTATATGATGGCCGGGGATGGAAGCTTAGTGAGCAGCGGCTTGTGCGCAAGATGATTGGCGGTGATGCTGAGCCCTCCACAAGTCCATCGGCTGTAACGCCGTTGACTACGCAGCAGCAGGAGAGCCGGACTGTAGTGAACGAGCCTATTGAACGTAACGGAGAGCTACAGCAGGGGGAATGGATGGGCGAGAGGGAGAGGGTCTCATCTAATGGGATGAACAGGGAAGACGAACCGCTCGTTAGCCTGAGCCATAAAATGTCCAGCGATGTCATTGTTCAGCGGATAGTGCTGGAGCAGCCGTCCTCCGATTGGCCGTTGTTCCATGGCGGTCAGGATGGAATGGTATTGAAATTGGAGGCGGACGGCAAGCAGGCAAGCGATTACGCTGCGGATGCCGACACAGGCACGCTCAGGCCGACAGGGGCGGGTGTCCGCTCCTATACGATCCAGGCTGTGCTGCCTGCTGATCCGCCTGGATGGCGGATGCAAACGCAGGGCGAACTGGCAGAGCCAAGCACCGGAGCGGTGGCGGGGGAGAGTGGCGGATATGGGGTGCAGGGCATGGAAAGGTACTTACAATTGCCCGAAGGACTGCCGGAGAGGATTGGGAAGCTGGGTTCACATATAATGGAAGGAAAAGGTGGATTCCAGGAGCAGGCCAGGGCGCTTGAGCATTATCTGCGCTCCTCCTACCTCTACACGTTGGAGGATACGAGCGTGCCGAAGCAGGGGCGCGACTTTGTCGATCATTTCCTGTTCGAGCAGCAGCAGGGCTATTGTGTGCATTTCTCGACCGCAATGGTCATCATGCTGCGTACACAAGGCATACCCGCCCGCTGGGTGAAGGGATTCGTACCAGGCGAGCCGGTAACGGCTGGAGCATTGCAGGCGCGGCAACTAGGCAGCAGCGCATCCGTGCCGATGCAGCAGGCGGAAGCCTCATCGCCGCTGACCGCCTATACGGTGCGCGGGAGCGATGCCCATGCCTGGGTCGAGGCCTATATCCCCGGCTCAGGCTGGGTCGCGTTCGATCCTACACCCGGCTATGGCGCAGCGCTCGGAGCCGGGGCGTCGCCCCAGCCTGCGGCCTCAGCTTGGACGCCTAAGCTGTATGAGAAACTGCAAGCGCTATGGCAGCCGCAGACCGCCCTGCTGCTCCTGTGCCCTGCTCTGCTGCTTGGCGGCGGCAGTGCCGCGTTGTGGCTTGCGCGCAGGCAACTGGCGCTCAAGTGGGCGCTGCGGCGCTACCGCAGAGCTGCGCCTGGAAGCAGCACTGCGCGCCGCCGCTTCCTCACGGTCAGCGCCGCGTACTGGCGGCTGCTGTACGACCGTTACGGCTCCAAGCCCGCAGGGATGACGGGGCGGGAATACCTCGCCCGGCTCGCGCTTGCGCAATCAGCCGCTAAACGGCTGGAGCAGCTAGTGACCTGGGAGGAGCAGCAGCGTTATGGTGGAGGAGGCATGGTGCCGCCGGAGTATGGGCAGGTAATGGCTGTCCTGATTCCACTCCCATCTGCTGGGGTCTAG
- the guaA gene encoding glutamine-hydrolyzing GMP synthase: protein MTTANEIIVVLDFGGQYNQLIARRIRDLGVYSELLPFNTTAEKIRELNPKGIVFSGGPASVYEENSPIVDPAVYDLGIPILGICYGMQLMSHQLQGKVERAGKREYGKAEVEFRSESHLIKGLDKVQTVWMSHSDLVVEPPQGFTIDAGTDHAPIAAMSHAEKQFYAVQFHPEVRHSVYGNEMIRNFLYEVCGCEGSWSMTTFIDDTIREIREQVGSSKVLCALSGGVDSSVVAILLHKAIGDQLTCMFIDHGLLRKGEAESVMETFVGKFDMKVLKIDARDRFMSKLAGVDDPEQKRKIIGNEFIYVFQEESDKLDDFEFLAQGTLYTDIVESGTATAQTIKSHHNVGGLPEDIKFKLVEPLKALFKDEVRKVGTECGLPDAIVWRQPFPGPGLAIRVLGEVTEEKLHIVRESDAILRDEIIKAGLDREIWQYFTALPNMKSVGVMGDARTYSYTVGIRAVTSIDGMTADWARIPWDVLEKISVRIVNEVDNVNRIVYDVTSKPPATIEWE from the coding sequence ATGACAACTGCTAATGAAATTATCGTTGTTCTCGACTTTGGAGGACAATATAACCAACTGATCGCCAGACGCATCCGCGACCTGGGGGTGTACAGCGAGCTGCTGCCGTTCAACACGACAGCAGAGAAGATTCGTGAGCTGAATCCTAAAGGCATCGTGTTCTCGGGCGGTCCGGCGAGCGTATATGAAGAGAATTCGCCGATTGTAGATCCGGCTGTATATGATCTGGGTATTCCGATTCTGGGCATTTGCTACGGCATGCAGTTGATGTCTCACCAGCTTCAGGGCAAGGTAGAGCGCGCAGGCAAGCGGGAGTATGGCAAGGCTGAGGTAGAGTTCCGTTCGGAGAGCCATCTGATCAAAGGACTGGACAAGGTTCAGACGGTATGGATGAGCCATAGCGACCTCGTGGTCGAGCCGCCGCAAGGCTTTACAATAGATGCGGGCACAGATCATGCGCCAATCGCGGCGATGAGCCATGCGGAGAAGCAATTTTACGCGGTGCAGTTCCACCCAGAAGTGCGCCACTCCGTCTACGGCAATGAGATGATCCGCAATTTCCTCTATGAGGTGTGCGGCTGTGAGGGCTCATGGAGCATGACGACCTTCATCGATGATACGATTCGCGAGATTCGCGAGCAGGTGGGCAGCAGCAAGGTGCTGTGCGCGCTGTCTGGCGGCGTGGATTCCTCTGTTGTTGCGATCCTGCTGCACAAGGCGATCGGGGATCAACTGACGTGTATGTTTATTGATCATGGCCTGCTGCGCAAGGGCGAAGCAGAGAGTGTCATGGAGACCTTCGTGGGCAAGTTCGATATGAAGGTGCTCAAGATTGATGCCAGAGATCGCTTCATGAGCAAGCTAGCTGGGGTAGACGATCCAGAGCAAAAACGTAAAATTATCGGCAACGAGTTTATTTATGTGTTCCAGGAAGAGTCGGACAAGCTGGACGACTTTGAATTTTTGGCGCAAGGCACGCTGTATACGGACATTGTAGAGAGCGGCACAGCTACGGCGCAAACGATCAAATCGCATCACAACGTAGGCGGCCTGCCAGAGGACATTAAGTTCAAGCTTGTCGAGCCGCTGAAAGCCTTGTTCAAGGATGAGGTTCGCAAGGTGGGCACCGAGTGCGGCCTGCCGGATGCGATCGTATGGCGTCAGCCATTCCCTGGCCCTGGACTTGCGATTCGTGTGCTGGGCGAGGTGACCGAGGAGAAGCTGCACATTGTGCGCGAGTCGGATGCGATACTGCGTGACGAGATCATCAAGGCAGGTCTGGATCGCGAGATCTGGCAATATTTCACTGCGCTGCCGAACATGAAGAGCGTGGGCGTTATGGGCGATGCCCGCACCTACTCCTACACCGTCGGCATCCGCGCCGTCACCTCGATCGACGGCATGACCGCCGACTGGGCGCGCATCCCGTGGGACGTGCTGGAGAAGATCAGCGTGCGGATCGTTAATGAAGTGGATAACGTCAACCGTATTGTGTATGATGTGACATCCAAGCCGCCGGCCACGATTGAGTGGGAATAG
- a CDS encoding helix-turn-helix transcriptional regulator, with amino-acid sequence MYTWQEQIQIIVDEIDECIKNGCDEALTLSSLSRRLGYSEFYTTRKFKEIAGMPFRDYLRHRRLAFALKEVRDSERSMLDIACNYGFSSHEAFSRAFKATYGVAPSEYRKAPKPVVLRTKINSFDRYFLGLGEIGMMKSTDEVNIYFVTIPAHKFLHIKNSESNGYWDFWQKQSLIPGQDCETICGLLDSIKGKLDDDGGSEVNSGSGQIMAYISDSEGRRCDWGFPRIECYGIRLPWDYRGEVPSQMRMMDVPEAEYAVFEHGPFNYEQENRSVEEKVEKAMAAFDSTTTSYCLDISPGRIMYCYHDPERFLKYIRPVKKNDGVH; translated from the coding sequence ATGTATACGTGGCAGGAGCAAATCCAGATCATCGTTGATGAAATTGATGAATGTATTAAAAATGGTTGTGATGAAGCTTTGACATTAAGCTCTCTTTCTCGCAGGCTAGGTTATTCCGAGTTTTATACAACGAGAAAATTTAAAGAAATAGCGGGTATGCCATTTCGTGACTATCTACGCCATAGAAGATTAGCTTTTGCACTAAAAGAGGTTAGAGATAGTGAGAGAAGTATGTTGGATATTGCTTGTAATTATGGTTTTTCATCACATGAAGCTTTTAGCAGAGCATTCAAAGCAACCTATGGTGTAGCGCCAAGTGAATACCGTAAAGCGCCTAAGCCTGTCGTTCTTCGTACAAAAATAAACTCTTTTGACCGCTACTTTTTAGGATTGGGAGAGATTGGTATGATGAAATCTACAGATGAGGTTAACATTTACTTTGTAACGATTCCCGCACACAAATTTTTGCACATTAAAAACAGTGAGAGTAATGGGTACTGGGATTTTTGGCAAAAGCAAAGTCTTATTCCGGGACAGGATTGCGAAACAATTTGCGGATTACTTGATAGTATTAAGGGCAAATTGGATGACGATGGTGGGAGCGAGGTTAACAGCGGCAGCGGTCAGATTATGGCCTATATTAGTGACTCTGAGGGTAGACGATGCGATTGGGGTTTCCCACGTATAGAGTGTTACGGGATACGTCTTCCATGGGATTATAGAGGTGAAGTCCCCTCACAAATGCGAATGATGGATGTTCCCGAAGCAGAATATGCTGTATTCGAACATGGGCCATTTAATTATGAGCAGGAAAATCGTAGTGTAGAGGAGAAGGTTGAGAAGGCAATGGCAGCCTTTGATTCTACAACTACCAGTTACTGCTTGGATATTTCCCCTGGCAGAATCATGTATTGTTATCATGATCCGGAGCGGTTTCTGAAATATATCAGACCAGTAAAGAAGAATGATGGAGTTCATTAG
- a CDS encoding cache domain-containing sensor histidine kinase — MKTVHTFFVKNFIAVILPMFIPILVLGGLFHLIIKTQIKDTIIVNNSNSLHQTIDTFNLIFNELDAVSLYFSNPVIKQNLSRILKEPSLSSGDLTLFDTLRQFVNVPAITRPYIHSIYMYIPNDYGRFYNNNYGIDYLEQSYDSTWQRSLGIHEHESMWAEPRAIKEYSFEPPKEVITFYRRLNLGQPSGHDGILIMNISTDYINKQLEQLKKLPEQQFYVLDASRQLIISSAQSAPLTDNQIEEVAASELTVFTLPSVGGSNLISKVQSDSYNWSFVTVIAEKSLYKVPNSLAKLTFSLLAACFLIGAVLAFVLTRKNYHNVKTILNIIQSAQKGGVVSKIEKKPSDVYHYIIQNVLKTFVENNYLSVQLSERKYRYEVIELKALQSQMNPHFLLNTLQTIYWKVLELTGKPNEANAMLEHLGDILKFSLDVHAQLIPLEDELRYTRSYIEILKYRYRDKFSVVWDVYETVLHYHVTKLLLQPLVENALYHGIKNKKGTGIIRIKIRERGGQLVLSVTDNGTGMAPNRLNQIKSKLRCSLDSSDDSQTSHIGLSNTYKRLHLQFGASASLVIRSKPGWGTQVEIVVPLSLTNRSQV, encoded by the coding sequence TCCAATTCGCTCCACCAGACGATTGACACCTTTAATCTGATTTTTAATGAGCTGGACGCCGTTTCCTTGTATTTCTCGAATCCGGTCATCAAGCAGAACCTGAGCCGTATTCTGAAGGAGCCGAGTCTGTCATCCGGCGATTTGACACTGTTTGACACCCTGCGGCAATTTGTGAATGTTCCGGCCATTACAAGACCGTACATCCATTCCATTTATATGTATATACCTAACGACTACGGTCGATTTTACAACAACAACTATGGCATTGACTATCTGGAGCAATCCTACGACAGCACGTGGCAGCGTTCGCTTGGAATCCATGAGCATGAATCGATGTGGGCGGAGCCGCGCGCCATCAAGGAATATTCATTTGAGCCCCCTAAGGAGGTCATTACATTCTACCGCCGACTTAACTTGGGACAGCCATCGGGCCATGACGGCATTCTGATTATGAACATTTCGACAGATTACATCAACAAGCAATTGGAGCAGTTGAAGAAGCTGCCCGAGCAGCAATTTTATGTACTTGACGCAAGCCGGCAGCTTATAATCAGCAGTGCTCAGTCAGCGCCTCTGACGGACAATCAGATCGAAGAGGTGGCTGCAAGCGAGCTCACCGTCTTCACCTTGCCTTCAGTTGGAGGCTCCAATCTTATATCCAAGGTGCAGTCCGATTCGTACAACTGGAGCTTCGTCACCGTAATTGCGGAGAAAAGCCTGTACAAGGTGCCGAATTCTCTGGCCAAGCTCACCTTCTCTCTACTCGCGGCTTGCTTCCTGATTGGTGCGGTGCTCGCTTTTGTACTGACCCGCAAAAATTATCACAATGTTAAAACGATATTGAACATTATCCAGTCCGCGCAGAAGGGAGGCGTCGTCTCCAAAATCGAAAAAAAACCGTCGGATGTGTATCATTACATTATCCAAAACGTGCTCAAAACATTTGTGGAAAACAATTATTTGTCCGTGCAGCTCTCCGAGCGGAAATATCGTTACGAAGTCATTGAGCTCAAGGCGTTGCAGTCACAAATGAATCCTCATTTTCTGCTTAACACGCTTCAAACCATTTATTGGAAGGTGCTTGAGCTGACAGGTAAGCCCAACGAAGCCAACGCCATGCTAGAACATCTGGGAGATATATTGAAATTCTCACTGGATGTCCATGCTCAGTTGATTCCGCTGGAGGATGAGCTGAGATATACGCGCAGCTATATCGAGATCCTCAAATACCGCTATCGCGATAAATTCAGCGTTGTATGGGATGTGTACGAGACGGTTCTGCATTACCATGTGACCAAGCTGCTGCTTCAGCCGCTTGTCGAGAATGCGCTGTATCATGGTATCAAGAACAAAAAAGGAACCGGAATCATTCGGATCAAAATTCGCGAACGGGGCGGGCAACTGGTACTGAGCGTAACCGACAACGGGACGGGCATGGCTCCCAATCGCCTGAATCAGATCAAGAGCAAGCTACGCTGCTCGCTGGACAGCTCCGATGACAGCCAGACCAGCCATATCGGCTTGTCCAACACCTATAAGCGGCTTCATCTGCAATTCGGAGCCTCCGCCTCTCTGGTAATCCGCTCCAAGCCCGGTTGGGGCACACAGGTCGAGATTGTGGTTCCCTTAAGTCTGACTAACCGTTCCCAAGTATAA